The proteins below come from a single Leptospiraceae bacterium genomic window:
- a CDS encoding DASS family sodium-coupled anion symporter, translating to MQIWQKIGFFLGPCLFFLMLVFPPSFVVESGKNLMTFEAWKVAACALWMAIWWVTEAVPIPVTSLLPIPLFYLLNISNSVPKTASESLIEIGKPELKKYFSEQILAPYADPVIYLFLGGFILAIGMEKWNLHKRVALNIIKLVGTRPSQILLGFLISTAFISMWASNASTTIMMLPIAITVLDLLKSKVPDSEKNAMENFGVSLMLSIAYGASIGGLGTLIGTPPNAVMKAFFDKNGLDSITFANWLVFGVSLILISIPVTFVVLTKIIYPVKLSPIEGAKEIIKFEVDKLGKFTLAEGLTALVIVSTALAWILRGLYENNLYVKNNLKDGIIAMTGGILLFLIPVNWKKKVFLLDWSDMKAIPWDVLLLFGGGLSLAGAVDRSGLSDWMGVQTKLILEGQTNIILVVFTVTAIVLFLTEFTSNTATITLFLPIGLSIAKALDIDPRLILIPATVASSCAFMLPVGTPPNAIVFSSGYIKIPQMAKAGFWMNIFFVFLITVLTFTVGLKVFSISY from the coding sequence ATGCAGATTTGGCAAAAAATCGGATTCTTTCTTGGACCTTGTTTGTTTTTTTTGATGTTAGTATTTCCGCCAAGTTTCGTAGTGGAGAGCGGCAAAAACCTAATGACATTCGAAGCTTGGAAAGTGGCGGCTTGTGCTTTGTGGATGGCGATTTGGTGGGTAACAGAGGCTGTCCCCATTCCGGTTACTTCTCTTTTGCCGATACCTTTATTTTATCTTTTAAATATTTCCAATTCAGTACCTAAAACTGCCTCTGAATCATTAATTGAAATTGGAAAACCGGAACTTAAAAAATATTTCTCTGAGCAGATTTTAGCTCCTTACGCAGACCCAGTTATCTATTTATTTTTAGGTGGATTTATACTGGCTATTGGAATGGAAAAATGGAATTTACATAAACGTGTAGCGCTTAATATTATTAAACTGGTAGGCACTAGACCTTCACAAATTCTTTTAGGATTTTTGATTTCCACTGCTTTTATAAGCATGTGGGCGAGTAACGCATCTACCACAATTATGATGTTACCTATTGCAATTACTGTTTTAGATTTATTAAAGTCAAAAGTACCTGATTCAGAGAAAAATGCTATGGAAAATTTTGGAGTATCTCTAATGTTGAGCATAGCTTACGGGGCAAGTATTGGCGGGTTAGGAACATTAATTGGAACGCCGCCTAACGCTGTAATGAAAGCATTTTTTGATAAGAATGGATTAGATTCAATAACCTTTGCAAATTGGTTGGTGTTTGGAGTATCGCTCATTCTTATTTCAATCCCTGTAACATTTGTCGTACTAACCAAAATAATTTATCCAGTAAAACTAAGTCCAATCGAAGGAGCAAAAGAAATAATAAAATTTGAAGTGGACAAATTAGGAAAATTTACTCTGGCAGAGGGTCTTACTGCTTTAGTAATCGTTTCGACTGCACTTGCTTGGATTTTACGCGGATTGTATGAAAATAATTTATATGTCAAAAATAATTTAAAAGATGGAATCATTGCAATGACTGGTGGAATTTTGCTTTTTTTAATTCCGGTAAATTGGAAAAAAAAAGTATTTCTGTTGGATTGGTCGGATATGAAAGCGATTCCTTGGGATGTACTTTTATTGTTTGGCGGTGGACTTAGTCTTGCTGGTGCAGTAGATAGAAGTGGACTTTCAGATTGGATGGGAGTTCAAACGAAATTAATATTAGAGGGGCAAACCAATATTATCCTAGTTGTATTTACTGTGACTGCTATAGTTTTATTTTTAACTGAATTCACAAGTAATACTGCTACGATTACTTTGTTTTTACCTATTGGATTGAGTATTGCAAAAGCATTGGACATTGATCCTCGTTTGATTTTAATTCCTGCCACAGTTGCATCTAGTTGCGCATTTATGCTGCCAGTAGGAACACCGCCTAACGCAATTGTATTTAGTAGTGGTTATATAAAGATTCCACAAATGGCAAAAGCAGGATTTTGGATGAATATATTTTTCGTATTTTTAATTACTGTTTTAACATTTACTGTTGGATTAAAGGTTTTTTCCATATCCTACTAA
- a CDS encoding Crp/Fnr family transcriptional regulator, whose product MTHSHLKCSLCVNRKNTLFKCLDDEIIDAENFEGNKLFYPKNSFLFKEGDNADYFYCIKSGEVRTYKNSETGKELTFQIKSGGDWTGCRDLVLSVTHNHSSICLTDVYACAIPKDTLEKTLEDPHFQHELLLQMAKSWRDSEQKIFSLGTKQVHSKLAEFLLVLYNSNGRKNEISVNITREIMATIIGSTTESLIRALSDFKHRHWIDLQKNKIYFIDINALHSIAEIDKQTISY is encoded by the coding sequence ATGACCCATTCTCATCTAAAATGCAGTCTCTGTGTTAATCGTAAAAATACACTTTTTAAGTGTTTAGATGATGAAATTATTGACGCTGAAAATTTTGAAGGGAATAAACTTTTTTATCCGAAAAATTCTTTTTTATTTAAAGAAGGGGATAATGCAGATTATTTTTACTGTATAAAAAGTGGAGAAGTCAGAACTTATAAAAATTCTGAGACTGGAAAGGAACTAACGTTTCAAATTAAGTCCGGCGGGGATTGGACTGGTTGTAGAGATTTAGTTTTGTCAGTTACCCATAATCATTCCTCTATTTGTCTTACGGATGTGTATGCCTGTGCCATACCGAAAGATACATTAGAAAAAACACTCGAAGATCCACATTTTCAACATGAATTACTTTTGCAGATGGCAAAAAGCTGGCGTGATTCTGAACAGAAAATTTTTTCCCTAGGGACAAAACAAGTACATAGTAAACTCGCTGAATTTTTACTTGTTCTCTACAATTCAAACGGTAGAAAAAATGAAATTTCTGTGAATATTACCCGCGAAATTATGGCTACCATTATTGGATCCACAACGGAATCTTTAATTCGAGCTTTATCTGATTTTAAACATCGTCATTGGATCGATTTACAAAAAAATAAAATTTATTTCATAGATATTAATGCCCTACATTCAATAGCGGAAATCGATAAACAGACGATATCTTATTAA
- a CDS encoding response regulator has translation MKTIMSVGQCNPDHNALSNFMTRNLECNIIRIDSTEEAIEALRKQSVDLVLVNRKLDVDYTDGTILIERMKKDEALRVIPIMLISNYPDAQEEAIGKGAVRGFGKLEFQSNEVIKRVKETLGLQIEA, from the coding sequence ATGAAAACTATCATGAGTGTTGGTCAATGTAATCCAGATCATAATGCACTATCAAATTTTATGACTAGAAATTTAGAATGCAATATTATACGGATTGATTCTACAGAAGAAGCAATAGAAGCATTACGCAAACAATCGGTAGATTTAGTTTTAGTAAATCGTAAACTAGACGTAGATTATACAGACGGTACTATTTTAATTGAAAGAATGAAAAAGGATGAAGCATTGAGAGTAATACCTATTATGCTCATATCAAATTATCCGGATGCACAAGAAGAAGCAATTGGAAAAGGGGCAGTTCGAGGATTTGGAAAATTAGAATTTCAATCAAATGAAGTAATTAAAAGAGTAAAAGAAACTTTAGGTTTACAAATAGAAGCATAG
- a CDS encoding chemotaxis protein CheB: MDNTSNDHLNSPSLYVGIGASAGGLEALEDFLAYTPVDTGLSFIIVQHLSPDYKSMMVDLLSRKTKMNVLQIEDGMNIFANHIYLIPPKKNLTVYHSKFVLTDLVRDSSLNLPIDIFFRSLAIDQNKKAVGIILSGTGSDGTLGIKAIKEQGGLVIVQDFTTAKFDGMPKSAISTGFVDYILTPEQMGMTLRDYVNHPSIMIDDSSLEEKESESDYTKILSLVRTQENIICPQNQIQKYAWKSGLRRFCKKTKN, from the coding sequence ATGGACAATACATCAAATGATCATTTAAACTCGCCTTCGCTCTATGTTGGAATTGGTGCTTCGGCAGGTGGGCTTGAAGCTTTAGAAGATTTCCTTGCGTATACGCCAGTCGATACTGGTTTGTCCTTTATTATTGTGCAACATCTTTCTCCTGACTATAAAAGTATGATGGTCGATTTGTTATCTCGAAAAACAAAGATGAATGTACTACAGATTGAAGATGGAATGAATATTTTCGCGAATCATATCTACTTGATTCCTCCAAAAAAAAACTTAACAGTATATCATTCAAAATTTGTACTTACAGACCTTGTAAGGGATTCCAGTTTGAATTTACCGATTGATATTTTTTTTCGATCATTAGCGATTGATCAAAATAAAAAAGCGGTAGGCATTATACTTTCGGGAACAGGAAGTGATGGAACGTTAGGTATTAAAGCTATTAAGGAACAGGGCGGACTTGTAATCGTTCAGGATTTTACAACCGCCAAATTTGATGGAATGCCTAAAAGTGCAATTTCTACCGGCTTTGTTGATTATATACTGACCCCTGAACAAATGGGTATGACATTAAGAGATTATGTAAATCATCCAAGTATAATGATCGATGATTCAAGTTTGGAAGAAAAAGAATCAGAATCAGACTACACTAAAATCCTAAGTTTAGTGCGTACACAAGAGAATATTATTTGTCCGCAAAACCAAATCCAAAAATACGCATGGAAAAGCGGACTGAGAAGATTTTGCAAAAAAACTAAAAATTAA
- a CDS encoding baseplate J/gp47 family protein, giving the protein MFGATPQGFIKKTEDVLIAEGESRARELFGSDVDLSIYSPLGAFIRLIAFTLSQNWDALEGNFYSSYVDTADGVDLDRLGRFAGIPRKNAQSEKVVLNFTGAEYTSIPVGFLVQSASGILYRTIESKSITAGVANVQSESDLVGTASRVTSGQLTEIVTPLAGIDSVTNALSSSGGSLVESDGDYRARILDSVGFIKNSGAVNYIKLKLEEQDYIQSVYIAENDKPLEYGGLPANSLAFTVLGGTDQQIAELIYNYKPAGVRTFGDTMFPVATGFGDTIEINFSRPSYLDIYVDVEVETMGGWSADNIALIKTAIVKYIGGVDTVEGEDTEYKGIGIGEDIVAWKSYSNIVGIPGIKNLNIKFGTSPSPITLTGIAVPPNQIAKTQTSWIEVSVV; this is encoded by the coding sequence ATGTTTGGAGCTACTCCACAAGGTTTTATTAAAAAAACGGAAGATGTTCTTATTGCTGAAGGTGAGTCTCGTGCTCGTGAGTTGTTTGGCTCGGATGTTGACCTTTCTATCTATTCTCCTCTTGGGGCTTTTATTCGGTTAATCGCGTTTACCCTCTCTCAGAATTGGGACGCTCTGGAAGGGAATTTTTATTCGTCTTATGTGGATACTGCGGATGGTGTAGACCTTGACCGTTTGGGTCGGTTTGCTGGAATCCCTCGGAAAAATGCACAGTCTGAAAAAGTGGTTTTGAATTTTACGGGTGCGGAGTATACTTCTATTCCGGTTGGGTTTTTGGTTCAATCTGCTAGTGGTATTTTGTATCGAACTATTGAATCTAAATCTATCACGGCTGGTGTTGCTAATGTCCAGTCAGAATCTGATTTAGTTGGAACCGCTTCTCGTGTTACGTCTGGCCAATTGACTGAAATTGTTACCCCTTTGGCTGGGATTGATTCGGTTACAAATGCGTTATCCTCTTCGGGTGGTTCTCTTGTTGAAAGTGATGGTGACTATCGTGCTAGAATCTTGGACTCGGTTGGGTTTATTAAAAATTCCGGTGCGGTTAATTACATTAAACTCAAACTGGAAGAGCAAGATTATATCCAATCTGTTTATATCGCTGAAAATGATAAACCTTTGGAGTATGGTGGTTTGCCTGCAAATAGTTTAGCGTTTACCGTTCTCGGTGGAACTGACCAACAAATTGCTGAATTGATTTATAACTATAAACCTGCAGGGGTTCGAACCTTCGGAGATACTATGTTTCCGGTTGCTACTGGTTTTGGTGATACGATTGAAATAAATTTTTCCAGACCATCTTATCTAGATATTTACGTTGACGTAGAAGTGGAAACTATGGGCGGTTGGTCTGCGGATAATATCGCGTTAATCAAAACTGCAATCGTTAAATACATAGGTGGTGTGGATACCGTCGAAGGGGAAGACACTGAATACAAAGGGATTGGGATTGGCGAGGACATTGTCGCTTGGAAATCCTATTCTAATATCGTTGGTATTCCTGGTATCAAAAACTTGAATATTAAATTTGGGACTTCTCCTAGTCCGATTACTCTGACTGGTATTGCTGTGCCTCCTAACCAAATCGCTAAAACACAAACGTCTTGGATTGAGGTGAGTGTGGTATGA